The Oryctolagus cuniculus chromosome 12, mOryCun1.1, whole genome shotgun sequence genomic interval catcccacacatcATAGCACAAATGTCATTCTACCATCCTTGACAAATTCCCATAGTAAAAAGGATCATGTTTGAACATTGGGAAACCTCATggtatattaatgtattaaggagaaaaaccatataatggtCACAAATAAGTACTTCATACTGATTTTGTGAAAATCTTATGCCACTTGGATAACAAGTAACTTCATTGCCTTTACATGAGTATGCCAGGAGAAACAGTTACATGTGATTCAGTGACatgattgcttttttctcatttcagtgggcatgaaaagggatgacctgattaggatcaaccaggaaagtcaggacaacaatctgaatcaggattttatgaaaaataagaagacatcagctctcaagagagttgaattaagaaaaacacttagtTTAAATTCAAGCCATATTCCAACACTGATTATTAAAAAGGGAATCTATTCAGGATTGAAGCCTGAGGAATGCAATAAATGTCACACTGTGTATCCCCCcagtgggcctgatcaactacagggtgaagagaaatttgataacactaagatacctggaaaacctctccagttctgtgagcctCTTGGTCAGCATGACAAGATTCACAtcatgaagcagccatttggacccACTGGACAAGCAAAAGTCTTCACAAGAAAGATGTTCTGTAAATCTGAGAGGGTTCATATGGCAGAAAACTGTAATAAATCAACTGTCACTTTTGGAAAAGCAACTCAAATAGAAAAGGATATCTATGGAAATTCTAGCCTCAATATGCATCAACAaactcacacaagaaagaaattttataagtacattatGTATGTTGAACCTGTCATTCACCAGTCACATCTTACAATAAACCAGAGACTAAATACAAGGGAAAAACTTTacacatgtaaaccttgtggaaaatcactcagttttaattcaccttctgaatgtaatgactgtgaaaaagcctttggacaaaagtcagtccTCAGGAAATGCCAACAAATTCACAccggggagaaacctcatgaatgtagtgactgtggaaaagcctttggacgaaagtcataCCTCATAaaccatcagcgaattcacacaggagagaaactttATAAATGCCTTCATTGTGGAAAAGGCTTTCTATGgaagtcagacctcatcaaacaccagagaatgcacacaggggagaaacctcatgaatgtaatgactgtggaaaagcctttggacgaaagtcacaCCTCATTGTGCACCAAcagattcacacaggggagaaacctcatgaatgtaatgactgtggaaaagcctttggacgaaagtcacaCCTCATTGTGCACCAAcagattcacacaggggagaaacctcatgaatgtaatgactgtggaaaagcctttggacgaaaggcAGATCTCAtcatacaccagagaattcacacaggggagaaacctcataaatgtaatgactgtggaaaagcctttggacaaaagtcagtccTCATcctacaccagcgaattcacacaggggagaaaccttataaatgtaatgactgtggaaaagcctttggacaaaagtcacacctcatcgtGCACCAGCAAaatcacacaggggagaaacctcataaatgtaatgactgtggaaaagcctttggacgaaagttaTGCCTCAaaatacaccagcgaattcacacaggggagaaacctcatgaatgtaatgactgtggaaaagcctttggacgaaaggcAGATCTCAtcatacaccagagaattcacacaggggagaaacctcataaatgtaatgactgtggaaaagcctttggacaaaagtcagacCTCAaaatacaccagcgaattcacacaggggagaaacctcatgaatgtaatgactgtggaaaagcctttggacgaaagtcagacctcaggaaacatcagcaaAATCACATAgggcagaaacctcatgaatgtaatgactgcgGAAAAGCCTTTGTATGGAAATCACACCTCATATCACActggagaattcacacaggggagaaaccccaTGAATGTAATGACCAAGGGAAAGCCTCTGGATAAAAGTCAATCCTTtggaaacatcagagaattccCACAGGGAAGAagcctcatgaatgtaatgattttggaaaagcctttggacaaaagacaAACCTCATATCAcagcagagaattcacacagggtagaAAACTCATGATCGTAATAACTGTGAAAAGCATTGAGCCATAAGTCAACCTTCatcatgcatcagagaattcacacagggcagaaaccttatgaatgtaatgactggaaaagcctttgcacaaaagtcaaacctcataatgcACCAGAGAATACACACAGTGTTGAAACTTCATGAGTGTAATGACTGCGGAAAAACTTGATTTTAAGTTCCAACTCCAAATGCATCAGAGGATTCACACAGGGAAAtaaccttataaatgtaatgactgtggaaaagcctttttctataagttatacctcatatcaaaacaattcacacagggcagaaaccttatgaatctaatgagtgtggaaaagcctttataaaTCATATGTTATATGGAAATCATATGTtatacaggaaagtatacagtcaaaccaaacacaagaccaggagattagaaatctaaaaaagactgttgggaatctacaggatactataaaaaaaaaataagaccaacattctggttctaggagttcctgcaggcatggtgagagagaaaggattagaaggcatttttagtgaaatactagcagaaaacttcctgggtttggaaaaagaaagagacatccaagtacaggaagcacacagaactttgaATAGACATGGTCAGAAAACatccttgccatgacacattgtaatcaaactgccacagtgaaacaaaaagacaagattctaaaacgcgtaagagagaaacatcagattactctcagaggatctccaattagactcacagcagacttctcatcagaaaccctgcagactaagagaaaatggcaaaatctAGTCCAAGTCTGAAGAGAATAAAGCTGTCATCCCAGATTATTATacgctgcaaagctctcatttgtgaatgaaggtgaaataaagacctttcataacaaacagaaattgaaagaatttgccaccacttgTCCAGACCAgcaagatttcttcttttttattttttttccactgtggcagattttatctttgtactatgactgtagataagtggactttctgctttctctgaatctctggAGGCTAGTAgtggatgtggccagagagctctgttcagtctccagggttaagggtgtgcctcaGGTGACACACCCAATTTTGGcatgtcttatttctcctttttttgatcAGAAGGGAAGCATCTTCTGCTCAGTTGGgctcttctcctcaatggagaccagtgcctgagtactagccccagtgggtataatatttgtctgctctgtccaaagaaccacacaaaggatctgtgtagtcctcagtataagttcagattctccagaaatgtctctcatccccttgggctagatggtgaaagtgacatcttaagttttaatatatatatatatatatatatatatatatatatgattaaggtTAAAAGTGACTGTATTTGATTGCATTAAGTTTTAAGTTGGTCATATAGAAGGCAccaattgttaaagtgatcatatcaatagaattaacagaattaaagagaagtaaatgcttcaacatgggaagcagtccatacagcagactcatagaatggcaattgctctAAGTAACACTCAATGACCTCAGAGTcctccctaaaggcattctggtctggctaaaaagcccacaagagcatttcaggcatggaaagttaGGACACTTATGCAAAAAGGTGTGCCTACATGGAGAGTCTCCCTGGGTGAGAGTCCTgaggaaagaagtggtcatcaaagaaggatgtactctcttcaaagggagaactttcactttgcttacagccttctctaaatattgatggagcttgtggattcagaaggcttccatagcctagacagctcatgtcaagagccttgggtgatcactgatagcACACAAAAAAGTGTGAATTCTTAAATTAaccataggagtcactgtgcactaacttcccatgcaggaccttaagACTATGCTTAAAAAACAGAGGGGAGAGTACGGTACCCCCACTATGAGTGTATGAACTTTGCTCCTTTCACTGTAAAATTCTTACAGGTCTCACCCCATGGAGAGCCACCAGCAGTGAGACACTGGAGGCCTCTCACAGGTGCAACCCAATTGCCTCTGGTTTGATGGAGGGACCCAACCACCCAACAATGGAAGGGGTCTGATCCCCTCATAATGATGGGCAAAGGTTTTCCTTGTGTTTcccaggcagttagacagtgagagagacagagagaaaggacttccttccattggttcatcccccaaatgaccattacagccagtgcactgctccaatccaaagcaaggagccag includes:
- the LOC127486336 gene encoding zinc finger protein 717-like isoform X1, which encodes MSKMVPALCLAHLCKVMTAFEDVAVYFTWEEWQKMNNAQKILYRDVMLETYSSLFSLGHCITKPDLIFKLEQGAEPWMVDECLNESLPVGMKRDDLIRINQESQDNNLNQDFMKNKKTSALKRVELRKTLSLNSSHIPTLIIKKGIYSGLKPEECNKCHTVYPPSGPDQLQGEEKFDNTKIPGKPLQFCEPLGQHDKIHIMKQPFGPTGQAKVFTRKMFCKSERVHMAENCNKSTVTFGKATQIEKDIYGNSSLNMHQQTHTRKKFYKYIMYVEPVIHQSHLTINQRLNTREKLYTCKPCGKSLSFNSPSECNDCEKAFGQKSVLRKCQQIHTGEKPHECSDCGKAFGRKSYLINHQRIHTGEKLYKCLHCGKGFLWKSDLIKHQRMHTGEKPHECNDCGKAFGRKSHLIVHQQIHTGEKPHECNDCGKAFGRKSHLIVHQQIHTGEKPHECNDCGKAFGRKADLIIHQRIHTGEKPHKCNDCGKAFGQKSVLILHQRIHTGEKPYKCNDCGKAFGQKSHLIVHQQNHTGEKPHKCNDCGKAFGRKLCLKIHQRIHTGEKPHECNDCGKAFGRKADLIIHQRIHTGEKPHKCNDCGKAFGQKSDLKIHQRIHTGEKPHECNDCGKAFGRKSDLRKHQQNHIGQKPHECNDCGKAFVWKSHLISHWRIHTGEKPHECNDQGKASG
- the LOC127486336 gene encoding zinc finger protein 717-like isoform X2, with the translated sequence MTAFEDVAVYFTWEEWQKMNNAQKILYRDVMLETYSSLFSLGHCITKPDLIFKLEQGAEPWMVDECLNESLPVGMKRDDLIRINQESQDNNLNQDFMKNKKTSALKRVELRKTLSLNSSHIPTLIIKKGIYSGLKPEECNKCHTVYPPSGPDQLQGEEKFDNTKIPGKPLQFCEPLGQHDKIHIMKQPFGPTGQAKVFTRKMFCKSERVHMAENCNKSTVTFGKATQIEKDIYGNSSLNMHQQTHTRKKFYKYIMYVEPVIHQSHLTINQRLNTREKLYTCKPCGKSLSFNSPSECNDCEKAFGQKSVLRKCQQIHTGEKPHECSDCGKAFGRKSYLINHQRIHTGEKLYKCLHCGKGFLWKSDLIKHQRMHTGEKPHECNDCGKAFGRKSHLIVHQQIHTGEKPHECNDCGKAFGRKSHLIVHQQIHTGEKPHECNDCGKAFGRKADLIIHQRIHTGEKPHKCNDCGKAFGQKSVLILHQRIHTGEKPYKCNDCGKAFGQKSHLIVHQQNHTGEKPHKCNDCGKAFGRKLCLKIHQRIHTGEKPHECNDCGKAFGRKADLIIHQRIHTGEKPHKCNDCGKAFGQKSDLKIHQRIHTGEKPHECNDCGKAFGRKSDLRKHQQNHIGQKPHECNDCGKAFVWKSHLISHWRIHTGEKPHECNDQGKASG